Genomic window (Toxotes jaculatrix isolate fToxJac2 chromosome 10, fToxJac2.pri, whole genome shotgun sequence):
AAAACAGTATAGTCTAATCTATATTTATTGAGTTATGTCTGTCTAGTTAAGTCTTGATGGCTCTCCATTCCGCGTTGAGCGCATTGACTTCATCATACAAGCTGGAGACATCATTTTTCTCCCGCTGTTCCTACAAGACATTTACTTTTCTAACTAGAATCACACCATATTCATTTGATTTCCTCACTGCAAATAATTCAACAGGAAGAAGATGTGCGTAATTGCAAGTAATCCTGAGTTCCCGTTCCTTTAGTCCaatgatttcagtgttttggatTACGTTAGATTCATCTAGAAGCATATAAATCTTTGTTTCTCATACCCAGCTctacaccacacacagacacatttcacacattatAATTTATCTCCACGACCGATtaattcatatttcatattatgGATGCCGTGTTTCTTGTATGAGGTATGATTTGTTGACACTTGGCTTTATGTTTTACCAGTCAATAATTCAGTGTACACTGGCAAATATGTGCTCGACTACCACAAGAAGTGTTGACAGCCACTATACTGCTGTTACACAAGTGCACTGTATATGTCTAGAGGAACACACAAAGATGAATATAAATTATTGcatgaataaattaaactgGAAAACAGATGCAAGTAGTAGAGCCAATACAAATTCAGATGTTAAAGTTGGCTTGCACGTCAGTCTCCACAgcaggagagcagcagctgtgctggTGACACCTGGTGGAGTCAAGTGGTAACTGGTACTTGGGCAAAAAGTCCAGAAGtaattgattttatttatgtaaaagaAGAGCACAACAATTTAGTTATTTCCAAGTTAATGACTTTTGAGTAGTTTTCACCTTTGGTTAGCAGCCCACCAATTATTAGCACAAGTTATCTTAGCAtcagagtgtgacataagaccAGTGCACTTTCTCATTTCTTCACCTTTTAAAATTCTAACCATGTTTTCAGtatgtgctttgttttctttaagtttccaattttaaattttgttttaccTTTGAAAGTTGCATTTGTCTCCATTTCTGCATGGCTTGTATCATTTCCCCTCTGTATTTCTTGTATATTCACTGCCTAAACATGAAAAACCACCAAGTTTACTACATAGTATTGCATAGTTTAAAGAATTAGTTTGCAGTGTAATTGGGATACAGCATGTCTCTCAAACTGGAAGCCTGTACGAGCCACAAAAGACACTTTAAAGGAGATGCTACCTctaaaataacattaataagACACTAATTCCACCTTTCCACaatttatttccttttaaaataattcataCAAATGCATACAGTCACAAACATATCTTTGTCAGGTTGTCAGTTTAACCAAAAATAATGATATTTACTGTAGAATATAGaatatgtatactgtatattgctACGCCTACTACTTTACCATAAAGGGGACCAAGGTAGGCAACAGTGGACTGTATGTTACTACCAGGGATGGAATTTCAAGGAGCACCTCGACACTCAAAAAGCTAGCCGGCTGTTTTTACTTGTGGCACCCATCGGTTTGAATAAGGAATGCTTAGAGTTTATATTAGGAAATACTAGCAGAGAGTTTCACCCCCACATGACGGCAGGCATCTGATGAGGAAAGACTTAGAGTAAAGTTCAAAATATCCCAGCGTTCTTATCAGGATTCTGGGGCTCAAGCTTGACAGTGATATTTAAATGTCACCACAATACCCTCTGTGCTAGACGCCCTGTTCATATTCTGGCCAGTGAGAATTTGACATTAGCCCAGGCTGCAAAATACAGACCAATGGCAAGTGAAATTTCCATCCCTGATCGCTACGCTTACTACCTCACCATGAAGACGACCAGGTAGGCAACAGTGAACTGTTTTTACTACTCAGCTGCTGGTAGAAGGGGATCGAGAAAGCACCATCACTTAGCTGGCCTGCTAGCATCAACAACACATGAGTCAGAATCggtgataaataaatattccTGATAGCAAAgagattcagatattttacCTTTGACCCTTTGCCATAACAATTTAAGCacatttttttacattgtggGAACGTAACCAATAAACACGTGGATTACTGGTTCAgtttgctgcctttttttttcctttttttttttcttttacatagtGTTCGGTTGTGTAATGATGCCTTGTGGAGAGTACTCGCCACCACCCCTCCTCCCAGTGCTGCTTTTTTAGACACAGATACAACCAAGTCACATTGACACAGGCAGGCAGAACACCATATGtacacatagacacagaggCCACAGAGGGTGGCTAAACGGTATACTCAGGAAGGAGCCATCATGAAATGTTAAAGGGATACTAGACTGGAGCAATCCGTACATTCTGACATGCTATCATTAAAACATCTTTACTTCACTGTGCATATATGACGTTTGTCACGTTTCAGCAAAACCATAGTTTTTCAATCGCATAAGCAGGTTGCTCTTCTTTTAGAAAGCTGTTCAAACTGACAAgacaaaaagcatttttaaaagtcttaaaaGGTCGACTTGGGAGCAGATCAGAAATATGAAAATTTGGTTTGACCTAACTTGAAGCACACAACTGTTCCTCATCTGTCAGTAACTATTAACTGTCCTTAACTGGATGTGACATCTGTACAAGTGAGTTTAATTTCAAATAAGGACCAAAAATGGTTTTGGCAGAAAGCAGAGCAGTTGAATAACTGAGCTTTTGATGCAGTTTTTCACAAGTCTGCTGGCTGCTTTGACATATCCAGGTGCTGGAAGGGCAACTTCAGGCAATTACTGATTTAGCAGCGTGAAGCAACACACGGATCTCATCAATGTTGTGCATTATTTGTAAACCTTAGTGTGCTGAGCTGCTCAAACTCCATGAGCTGGACGTTTACTGTGTGACAGTGGAAGTACTGGATCATTAGACATGAAGACAAAGATACGAACGAATAAAGACGAATATTAGTACCTTCTATGAGTGTAAGCTGCTACAACTCTCAGTGAATCACCTTATGGACTACCTGCTTTGTCTTACAGAGTAATAAATGCAACCACTCTAGTTTGCAATTAGAAATCACGACTAAGGATGAAGTCGCTCTAGCCAAGCATACCATTTTGCCACCTTCCTACAGCCTTTCCACCCACAACCCCCTCGATTTGGGTCAAACATTTACATTAGTCCAAGAGCAAAGTCACATGCCCCTTTAAcataacaaacaaaagcaaacattagATTGACTTTAGCTCTTGTTAAAGTTCTTTTTCTAATGTAGCGGGACATGAAAAGGCAAGCaggtagaaaaacaaaagcactaaGTGGCATAAAAAGgaattttttaaacaaaaaaataaaaataaaaaaataatataccAACTGCGGAAACTTAATTTCCTGAGATGGTGTGCAAAAAGCTGcctcttttttgggggggcttGTTAATTTGgggacacattaaaaaaaaaaaaaaaaacagaaaacaaacagatattGTATTCTCAAACCAGTTTGGCTACATAGAGAGATCACATAACTCTTGTTTTTGTTAAGACTGGAATACAAATATCAGTATCTTCTTGCCGTAAATCTAAAAACTGTACACAGACAGGTTACATTCATTTCATAACCTACTACTTTTGCTTGTACATCAAACTAAGGAAAGGacacagaaaaaggagagaaagacatgAAACCCGTTCCTCTAACTTTGGACACACTACAGTCTAAGAAAGCAGAATTTGactcagtatttttttctttcccaatcAAGAGATTTTTTTGTAACTTCTGGCAGAGGAAACAATTTAAAACTCAGCTTAAGTTGTTAAGTGAAGATCAACCAGCGGACCTTGAGTTTTACAGTCTTTTTCAGGACATCTGGTTGGGGCAGAGGACAACTGTCTTGTGCTTTGATTAGAGCATTTGACAGCTATCCgctccacctcctcatcctcttcttcctctttggaGTGTGAACTGGCTGCTGGGAACCAATTGCCAGACAGCTGTGAATCGATTGTTTTTGGGACCTCAACCTGTCGCTCTGACACTCTGTGAACCTGTCTGATAACAACTTGTCGCTAGGGAACTTTGACACCGGTTGCCATGCTGACCTCCAGTTAACAGATAACACGGgcaagcatgtgtgtttgtgtgtgtgcgtgtatgtgtgtgtgtgagtgtggctACAGTTGGTCATTGGGATGCTGCTCTCTGTCGCCCTCTGGTGGCTTCACTGTGTTTTGTCCAGGAGATGGGGCATGAGGCGGGTGTGTGACAGCGGGCGGGAGGGTGTGTGTAATGGGCACGGCGCTGGGCACAATGCCTTCAACGGGAGGCGGGAGGCCGCCGGCTGGCAAGCTCACTACTCCTGGGGGATACCTGGAGGGGAGAGATACAAAACTGAGTCATGAAAGTACAACTGAAACAACAGCTAAAATTTGCAGTCGTCTCTGAAAATCAATCGGGCACAAGCAGTGTCACATTAGATCTATATTAACTTTATCATCTGTGGTGCTggcatttaaaatattaaacagcaCCATctttttccagaaacaatgtccTCATTACCCTGCATAACATACAGTCCACTGTTTTCATAGGGACTGTCCCTACAGTTGAAAATACTTCTTAAGAAATGTTATTGAATGTTTAAAATGCCATTTTTCAATGCTGGTGAGCACCATAAACAAAATCTCAGAGAAGAATATCTCTGAACCATCTTCATGGTAAGATTCCACGAGGGATAAGTCAGAAAACACATCCATCTTTTTGTGGCAGCTAGCAGCCACAGCACAGTGggttacaggaaaaaaaaaaagaccagtgaTAGATCAGGCTTCATGTCAGCCTTCAAACTGGTGCTACAGTATGGCAATTGGCATCGTGATACACTGACTGGCAGATGAAATAGCAGTTAAAGGTGGGGAAATATGAAAGCTGTGCCATGATGTAGGTATTTGTTTGCTGTTGAGGTCACTGTGGTATTGCTGGATTCTAGCAGGGTGTGTCCCAACCCATTGTAGCAACTGTACATTTCTTTGGATGACTGTACATAACACCACTAAACCCATAAGTGCATTATTGGCTAACAAGGGTGTATTGCAGGCTGAGCTGTGGCCATACAGAGACACTGTCCCAAAAATACTTAACAATACACGTATGAAATTATCTGTGAGACATAAAACACTGTCCATAAAAAAGGCAGGAACATGTTGTGTATAACACTATTTACAGCCGAGAAAGAAATTAAACATTCCATTTGTATTTAATTCTTTATTTCCCAGAGATTTGGCAAACTTTTATCTGAGTTATCGGGGATATGGCAAAAAAATTCAGACTGCACGGactgctactttttttttttttttattgtgttgttaCCTGTAAGCCCCATTTAGCTCAGGGTGGACTGTAGCTGGGTCAACTCCTGCCCAGTGGTTGTTCTGGGTGAGGAACTCCTTGTTCACGCAGTTCTTCAGACTGTCTGGGATACGACctaaaaaacagagagacagcgaagaaaagagcaaaatatGAAGTGCTAAAGTACAAGAAGACTGAAATGAATACTCGAGTGAACTCTTGGGCACATAGGGGAACTAGTTATTGTTACTGCACGACATGTCAGAAcaggtgtgattttttttttttttttttttttgggaactTCACTAACCCACTTTTGGCAGACACAAGAAGTGAGCATGATTAAACAGGCCACTGGTAACCAGACCGAGTCACTGGGGAAACCACAAACCAGAGAatggaaaagagggaaagaacaAGAGGATAGAAAGAGGGAGGTTGtgacaaagagagaaggagcCAGACTGTGAAAGGCCTTTTAGTCTCTTTCTGCTAAAAGGATGGTTAATGCTCGACTGCAGCAGAACACCTAAAAATATCTCGTTTTAgacttgtgtttacatttttcagcagGGGTCATGTTTTCCAtcaatgcatgtgtgtgtgtgtgtgtgtgtctgtgtgtctgtgtgtctgtgtctgtgtgtttgttacctgtGACAGCCCTTCGGATCTCCCTGGctgcctcctctctcatctccagcGACGCCTGTTCACTGTACCAGGCAGCATGTGGGGTGCAGATCAGATTGGGGGCGTCCTTCAGTGGGCCCTGactgaaactgacagaaaaacagtgcTACGGGTTACAGCTGcaacaaattattttatttatcactaataataataataataattaatatttaattattcattAGTTAATTGCTTAATCTAGATAGGTACGCTCTCTAGTTTGGTGGGAATTACAGACACCAGTTAATCCTGTCACAACATTAGTCTGCATGTGAAAACAGTGAGTTTATTACCTGAAAGGCTCCGTCTCATGCACATCCAGAGCCGCTCCACGTATCCTCCCCTCCTTCAGAGCCTGAGCCAGGGCCTTCTCATCCACCAGGCCCCCCCTGGCTGTGTTTACCAGGAACGCCCCCTGACGCATCTttaacatacacatacacatggatAAACAGTGATTTACTTATGCAACATAAAATTTTAAGGcacaatgaaattaaataagcatttttttctcagtgatggctaatgatgtttaaaacacacacatacagagaaacaaaagtTACTCATAAAAGCTTAGAAAACACTTGCTATCCATGAAAATTGTGTATTCTGCTCTCAGTGCAGAAATTCCCAGTGAAACCTAAccataataataaatatgtgATCCATATTGTCTTTTCACCTTCCTTCCTCCAGCAAGGTCAGAATTGCTTAAGAGCTATAATCCTTTGGGCTGAAGAAGCTTCACCGACAACAGCTATTTCCAGAGTGTATCAGTCATGTAGTGCACGCACTAGATAACCTCGTTTGTCTGTATGTAGGTTGTGGGCTTCCCTGGGTATCCACTTCTTTAATATTAATGGCCTTGGGTTGTAGTAGTTGATGTAGGgatgaataaatcattcaagggtgtgaatgtgtatgtgtgtgggctaaggtttaagtgtgtatgtgtgtgcgtgtgtgtctgtccctccACCTGTTTGATGGTGAAGTCGTTGATCAGGTGGTGGTTGTGTTCGTTCAGGCTGcagtgcagagacacacagtcagAGTGGAAGAGCAGGTcctgaggagaaagacagacagaaaagccaATAAATTCCTGTCCTTCTTCACAGCAGCCAGATTACAGCAGATTCACACTAAGATGTGAAGCTAAATAAGGAAAAGATAATACCGTAGTTGTTTATTAGAAATTGTCACAGTAAGAGACATTGAGAACAAGAGGGTGCTTATTTTGCCCTTTGAGTAGCACTTTGAGTAGGCGCACCATGCCGGTAAATACACATTAGTTATGGTGGTTGGTAAAGAAATCATTGTTTTGTCAGGAAAAAGagacaattcattttttttctccccagtgAAAAGAAGATTTAGCGTGAATCCAATTAAATCCTGTGCTAGTTCTGAGTTTTTATAGCTTAAAATCAGGTGACAGTAAAATATCTCATGAGAGACATTCTGTGCTGATACTGGAGTTACATGCTGAGAAACTTAATAAAAACCATCAACTTCCCTCTTTGACACCAGtcaatgaaaatgtttaaacttGTCAAGCTGTACAGGTGTGGAGCAATTGCTTGCGAGCgtaaacatttttctttccataaaacacacaagtgcTGGAAACAGTCAGGTGGTTGCTgatttcacagaaacaaaatggcCCCATTGTGTGTGccccagtgtgtgtatgtgtgtgtgtgtgtgttacctgtagTGTGGTGACCCTTTGTAGTCCCAGGGATCTTTCTACTCCGTCAGCCAAATAAGGGTCATAGAAAATCACATTGAAGCCAAAGGCCTTGGCTCGCAGGGCTACAGCTTGGCCCACTCGACCTAGAAACACACGAGTACACGCAGGCACACTCATTattacacacacaggtgcattTAGGCAAAGTGCATACAAATGAATACACATTCAGATGGACACATTATTAAACATAAGAACACATTAGTTAACATTTTTGTGCATCTAATATTCCCCTTTTTTGACTTCTGCCTTGTACAAATTACATAATTCTCTGGCTACACACGTCTGCTCATTATTGCTGGGAAATGCTCTGACTGTACGGGGAAGAGATTTGCATTATACTTCTGGTTTAATCCGCTTATATTTTATTGGCAGTAACTCCTTGGGAAGCCAATTTAGCTGAGCTAAGGACAAAacttctaaaaaaaatgaaaatggaaaagaaagaagaatggTTTGATTAAAAACTTTTCCTCAGCAACAACCTGATCAATGCTCTGACTATCCAACCACACTGTGCAGTACATATCAGGCAgaataaacagcatgaaaaccTTTTATTCTCCAACAATATGCTAAACAGATGTCACTGACAAGGCATTGCTCACCGAGCCCTATGAGTCCCAGTGTCTCTCCTCTGATCCTCGCCGCCCCTGACGCCACCTCTCGTATCTGCTCCACGCTCTGAACCCGTGTGCCCTCCCGGAGAGCCTGGCACGAATACCAATGAATTATTACGAGCAAAAATgacacagacaacaaaaacatcacattttaacATGATCCAGGTATATTTCACAATGTCAAGACTTAACGACCAGAGTCTGAATCCTTGTAGATATTATGACCATGATTAAAATATGTCTAAATAATAATCATAACTTATAACTGATTTGAGGAACAAATCATTTTACTGTACCTTCTACATCTTACATCAACGTCTTTCAAATACAGCGACATTCTAAAGAAAACGAAATGTTTCAATTTTGCTGATTTGTCAGTTGACAATTATTAGTAACTGTCGAAACTAAAAGTGTGATAAACCAAGCGTACACCTCTCACCAGTACATTTGAAAATTAGTTCATTTAAATCCAATTCACTTCATTCCCTTTTATCAGCCACACAAGGCTACAAACCTGGTGCAGCCAGGTGGTGCGTCGGTACAAGGTGAGGATGTGACACAGTGTGGAGTCCGCCGTCTCCTCCACTGAGGCCGCCGGCATATTACATACAGCAATGCCTGTTGGACCAGAGAGCAGATAAGGATTAGAAATAGCTTTTTGGGCCATTTGAGGAAAGAGATGAAGTTTGGCGAAAGCTATTTTGGTGAAGCGCAGGCTGAAGGCACAATGTCAGCAGTTTTCTCCACAAACACCACTGGCAATTTTCAAATGGCAGAGCCTCTCGGTGGAAGAAGATAGCAGACGTTTGCAAAGCTCTGGCTGTTGCAGGAGAGagatgagtttttaaaaaatgctttacTGAGTTCACTTTTTCTCTACAAGTATTACAGACTTGTAGTAAACATGACAGAACTCATTAAAAGctagaaatgaaaatgtttttggagaataataatcataactttatttaacactTTTCTGAAGAGCGTTACAAACTAGGAATAAGACCAAAAAAGGAATATGGACATTGTTATAATTAAAGGAAAGAACATCTCATGAAAGTGGGTTTTAAGAAGAGACTTAAAACTTTTGAACTGAGGAGAAGACAGACATTCTGCCTGTTACACATATGataaattatattattacattattatattatcataTTACACAAATTCCTGACAGATTAGTTTGTAACATGGATGCAGGATTTGTACTGTTTACCTTCCTGTTACAGCGACAAAGGATAAAATATTTGCCAGTGTAACACGTTAGCAGCACAGTGTTAACTTGCACAcaccctctcttcttctgtgtgtacgtacgtatgtgtgtgtatatgtatgtgtgtgtcctcacccAGTTCCCCTGCAGATTTTATGTCAATGTTGTCGTAGCCGCTGCCGATGCGGACGATGATGCGCAGAGCTTTAAATTTCTCCAGGTCTTCTCTCATCAGAGTGATGGTGTGGTACATCAGAGCTCCTACAGCTTCATTCAGCACCTGAacacgcacacaacacacacagttagttAAATGATAGAGAGATAGAAATATCTAGTGTGTATTTATTGTGAAATATCAAACTCTTAACCCCCTGTATATACGCACccatgcatgcatacatgtgtgTCTAATAGCAGAGCAATGCTTCATCTGCACATGTACACTACACACTGTATGGACAAAGAGTAAAGGCCAAGTtatcagcatgtgtttgtgtaggtgtgaACACAAGTCAGCCGTGGCTTCGTGGAAAATAGCCACAGTTCACTGAGTTCACTGTCACACCGTTTCCCTAAAGTATCTTCATTAAGGCTTTTTCTGGAGGTGCTGTTTATATCATTTTCAATTCCCTCCTGCATGGAATAACTTAGTTTCCTGAATATTACCATGGAAACTAAGCTGTTATAACCACAGGAAATGAGTTCTCTACATTTAACGAAACTGACTAATATCAGCAGGCATCTTGTTCTCATGAGACTGTCTGTGGCTTCTAGTCAGGACGACGGCTTATTGTCTTAAGTgacaatgaaatattaaaactcAAATGTAGATCATTTGATTATCACATAGAAATATATGGCTCTGGGTGAAAACCAGTTCAGCATCAACCATCACCTTTTAATTGATTCTCACTTAATCTCACAATCTTATTCTTGCGTTGCCAGCCCTCCTCTTCATGTGCGTGAGAGAGGGCGAAAATGACATGCGGTTCAATTACAATAAAGAAGCCCTTTTAATTACACAATGAGGTGGCTGCTTACTAGAGAGccagatagagagacagagcgagagagagagagcaagagatagatagtgagcgagagagagccaTCTGTTTCTCCCACGCTGTGGCCTACTGAGCGCGCTCACAGAGAGAGTGTGCCTGGCAGACACCCAGAACGAGACGTAACCCTGCCAGACATACAAACCCATTTACAATCCATAGTGGCTGTGGCAAGATCCGGGCCTGACCCACATTTAAGTTCGCTCTCTGTGCTCTTCTTTATTCTCTTTCACTTATTTTCCAGTCTCCCTCtaacttctctttttctttgtcatttcttttgatCAGTTTGCAACTTTAAAACATTtgctaaatataaatataaagcaTACTAACTGCACAGCCAAGATTGTTTTGATAAGTTCAGTTCCTccttttctgattttgttttgtgctaATGCTGCACTTATGCAGTGTAGGTAGAATGGGAAGACCAGGGGAAACTTCCTGGTATTCTGACTTGGGAGCGTTCCTGTATTATTCCACTGATATCCTTGCAGTCGCATTATTAAAATTGCCTAAGTTTGCtacttttattgtgttgtacATTCGGAGAAGTTTTATAGTGAAACCAGACACAAAAAGATGGTGCATACTCCTTTTAAATTAGCTGGGCGTGTTGTATTGGTGTTAATGTTGATTCTAATTTAGATGTAACTTCCTGTGATGGTGGCTTAGCAGCCATTTTGCTGCTGTTCATCGACACCTCTCTGAGTCAGAGTTGCACTGTAGGCTGACAGCTTTTTCTGACTCATTGGTCGTAATGACTGTCTGAATAATGTGATGTGAACGTGGCATAAATGGTACATTTTCCAGATCAGAGATCACTTGTCAGTCAACAAGGCAATTACGTGTCTTGTATGTAGAGAAACAGGGATCTTGCATCTGTTGAGTCACAACACAGCATAGGACCTTAAAAAAAGTGTGTTACCTTCTCGTGGATCTCCTGTGTGGACTGAGCGTCACAGAAGGCCACAGTTGCTACATCTTTCAGGATGGGCATCTCCACAGTGCAGTCGCGCCCATCCAGCAGCGCCACCAGCGGGCGGGGGTGCATTGGCCCGTTCATGATGGGTGGCCTgatgcctacacacacacacacacacacaagaaaagaaaggtgtCAGATGAACAGAATAAAAGTGGTAATgaagaagacacagacagaaaatagcCTTCACTGGTAGAGGTGATAGAAGTGTACAAATGCATTTGATTAGCATAATTTCTTATTGTTGTGATGGAACACCTACACAGCTTGGAAAAAAAGGTTCCTTTTGTCCCCTGCTGGTTATTATTAGACCTTTAGCTGTGCATTCGTTTGCTTGGGGGAACTTTTTATGTATTAAACAtatctgtttttgtcagttatGAAAACTGAAGATACTAAAGACATGCGGCTGCTCCTGGGCACAGATGTGGTCCTGCTTCATCAGCATCCCATAATGTTTCTGCTCCGGACTGATCCGGTTGCTATGACAACTGTGACAGTAAGcatgaaggggggaaaaaaaactattccCAGAGCAGCCGCTCTCAATTCCTGTTGAGAGAGGTCATGTTTCGCAGCTGTTTTCCTCCTTATtggttttaaattttttattgttttagttttattattacTGACTTTTTGATGAAGTTTGCTGACCCTTTGAAGCAGGCAGCAACTAGGAGGATGGATAAGGCAGATACTATATTTAGGCTTGTACAAAATAGCAGAGACTTGCCCTCGAAAAAAATGCCCTCAAACATTCAGAAAATCCCTTTAGAGTTAAAAATCAGGAGGCAGAAAACATCATGATAATTAGGAGTATCCTTTTGTATTTCCTCCTGTTCACATTGTTTTAATTGAGTTGTCATATATTCATGGTGAGCGTAAGTGCTCGCCTCTGTGGACCACTGAGAGCGACTCTTGGGAGCAActtgcttggaaaaaaaaaatggagcagtCTTGGccagaaaa
Coding sequences:
- the LOC121188447 gene encoding C-terminal-binding protein 1, coding for MGSSHLLNKGMPLGIRPPIMNGPMHPRPLVALLDGRDCTVEMPILKDVATVAFCDAQSTQEIHEKVLNEAVGALMYHTITLMREDLEKFKALRIIVRIGSGYDNIDIKSAGELGIAVCNMPAASVEETADSTLCHILTLYRRTTWLHQALREGTRVQSVEQIREVASGAARIRGETLGLIGLGRVGQAVALRAKAFGFNVIFYDPYLADGVERSLGLQRVTTLQDLLFHSDCVSLHCSLNEHNHHLINDFTIKQMRQGAFLVNTARGGLVDEKALAQALKEGRIRGAALDVHETEPFSFSQGPLKDAPNLICTPHAAWYSEQASLEMREEAAREIRRAVTGRIPDSLKNCVNKEFLTQNNHWAGVDPATVHPELNGAYRYPPGVVSLPAGGLPPPVEGIVPSAVPITHTLPPAVTHPPHAPSPGQNTVKPPEGDREQHPNDQL